The following coding sequences are from one Deltaproteobacteria bacterium HGW-Deltaproteobacteria-4 window:
- a CDS encoding alpha-2-macroglobulin, whose amino-acid sequence MTGIRRTFQRWTCRPLLFLLALILIPAFAFADTLTVSTNKTSYTRGELIKITAVYKKNDGSPITRPTTREVRIKNPSGTEVVKKSMTSVGNGVYTYNYTLPATAAAGKWEVRGKFVYNYVETKGYTYPTVASSMTDTTAPVTSVSPLGSSFASSITVTLTRNETGTTYYTTNGTTPTTASAVYATPLTFIATTTLKYFSKDSTGNTETVKTSTYTKSAQAGNPHANLTWSGYNMCRSCHATQANDVFHSVHYQWQGASGMTTGPAIQGKFSPTLDNSTAMNSYCINILGNWNNYSGCSNCHVGLGIPPSTTVDNSQLDNIDCLICHQKDYKRTRSIYGGTYAPNPAAMTITMDQAVQTVTKPTRSTCLQCHAKGGGGDNFKRGDLALAHGATTDATFDVHMATGRGNFPCQSCHTTSSHKMAGRGSDLRPKESAAAINCSTSSCHPGKASLIEGHSTAAVSRHTGRVSCQTCHIRAYARNATDTAATEATETFRTWKTSEWNANLNRYEPTITLANNLSPRYAFWNGSNWGSNLLDTPVIDPATGAYKLSRPNGALTDPAGTKLYPFKYKTSEAPFNIERRKLISVDTSIYFKTGNVADAVNQGMVNMGYSAGEPYSWVATDEFQLITHEVPTASGNVLACADCHKNTARMNLPAMGYALKAAKSAVCAQCHEDESYSGYTWIHDKHVTDKKYDCSFCHSFSRASERGLKTTR is encoded by the coding sequence ACAAGAGGCGAACTTATCAAGATCACTGCCGTTTACAAAAAAAATGACGGCAGTCCGATCACCCGCCCCACGACGCGGGAAGTCCGAATCAAAAATCCTTCCGGGACTGAAGTGGTCAAGAAAAGCATGACCAGCGTCGGCAACGGCGTCTATACCTACAATTACACCCTCCCCGCCACAGCCGCTGCCGGCAAATGGGAAGTCCGGGGTAAATTTGTTTACAACTACGTTGAGACCAAGGGATATACCTATCCAACGGTTGCTTCTTCCATGACGGATACCACTGCTCCTGTTACCTCTGTTTCACCGCTGGGGAGCAGCTTCGCTTCATCAATTACAGTCACTCTGACCCGAAACGAGACCGGCACGACTTACTACACCACCAACGGCACCACCCCGACAACCGCTTCCGCCGTCTACGCTACCCCCCTGACCTTCATTGCCACGACAACGTTAAAATATTTCTCCAAGGATAGCACCGGAAATACTGAAACGGTCAAAACCTCGACCTATACCAAAAGCGCACAGGCTGGCAATCCCCACGCCAATCTGACCTGGAGCGGCTACAATATGTGTCGCAGTTGCCATGCTACGCAGGCAAACGACGTCTTTCACTCGGTTCATTATCAATGGCAAGGGGCTTCCGGGATGACCACTGGACCAGCCATTCAGGGGAAGTTTTCCCCCACTCTTGACAACAGCACCGCTATGAACTCTTACTGCATCAATATCCTCGGCAACTGGAACAACTACTCTGGCTGCAGCAACTGCCACGTCGGCTTGGGCATTCCGCCGAGCACCACTGTCGATAACTCCCAGCTCGACAACATCGATTGTCTGATCTGCCATCAAAAAGATTACAAACGGACCCGGTCAATTTATGGCGGCACCTATGCCCCCAATCCCGCGGCCATGACCATCACCATGGATCAGGCGGTCCAGACGGTCACCAAGCCGACCCGCTCCACCTGTCTACAGTGCCACGCCAAAGGCGGCGGCGGAGACAACTTCAAGCGCGGCGATCTGGCGCTGGCACACGGGGCAACGACCGACGCCACTTTTGACGTCCACATGGCTACCGGTCGCGGCAATTTCCCCTGCCAGTCCTGCCACACCACCAGCAGCCACAAGATGGCGGGTCGCGGCAGTGACCTCCGTCCGAAAGAATCGGCGGCGGCCATCAACTGTTCCACCAGCAGCTGCCATCCGGGCAAAGCAAGCCTGATAGAAGGACATTCGACCGCCGCTGTCAGCCGGCATACCGGCCGCGTATCGTGTCAGACCTGTCATATCCGCGCTTACGCCAGGAACGCCACCGACACCGCCGCAACCGAGGCCACGGAAACTTTCCGCACCTGGAAAACCTCTGAGTGGAACGCAAACCTCAACCGCTATGAGCCGACGATCACACTGGCCAACAACCTGAGTCCCCGATATGCCTTCTGGAACGGCAGCAACTGGGGGAGCAACCTTCTTGATACTCCGGTCATCGATCCCGCGACCGGGGCATATAAACTTTCCCGTCCGAACGGCGCTCTCACCGACCCGGCCGGCACCAAACTCTATCCGTTCAAATACAAAACCTCGGAAGCCCCTTTCAATATCGAGCGCAGAAAGCTGATTTCCGTCGATACCAGTATCTACTTCAAGACCGGCAACGTCGCCGATGCCGTGAATCAGGGGATGGTTAACATGGGTTATTCAGCCGGCGAACCCTACTCCTGGGTGGCAACAGACGAATTCCAGCTGATCACCCACGAAGTGCCGACTGCAAGCGGAAACGTGCTGGCGTGCGCAGACTGCCACAAAAATACCGCCCGGATGAACCTCCCGGCCATGGGCTATGCCCTGAAGGCGGCAAAGAGTGCCGTCTGTGCCCAGTGTCATGAAGACGAATCCTACTCCGGCTATACCTGGATCCATGACAAACACGTCACCGACAAAAAGTACGACTGTTCATTCTGCCACAGCTTCTCGCGGGCAAGTGAGAGAGGACTAAAAACCACCAGATAA
- a CDS encoding glycogen synthase GlgA — translation MKILFVSSEVAPFAKTGGLADVAGALPKALRKLGHDVRIVMPAYRGVLSRFPFAVTGISVQVPVGGFIEQADVWQGEIAGVPVYLVDHPGYFNREGLYGSTAGDFPDNDERFGFFCHAALELCKWLDFVPDAIHGNDWQCGLLPVFLHTVYRADPFFAATGTLFTIHNLGYQGHFPPTLLKLFGLPAELNRIDALEFYGAIALLKGGVVFSDVVTTVSDSYCREIQTPEYGHGFDGILRARHNRLFGVLNGLDPDDWDPQLLPAHPFSVQDLAGKAACKRALQQELGLKAEAEIPLIVMVSRLDRQKGFELIEEAWDELMALPVQFALLGSGNRELEERFATRARKHRGRFALTTGFNEDLSRRFYAGGDLFLMPSLYEPCGLSQLIALRYGTLPVVRSTGGLADTIIDPQQNVAHANGFSFGPYTAPALLDCLARALQVFATKASWQGMMRYAMKQEFTWQVAAHRYLELYRLAREVRRDSRR, via the coding sequence GTGAAAATCCTGTTTGTTTCTTCCGAAGTGGCCCCCTTTGCCAAGACCGGCGGCCTGGCTGATGTCGCTGGCGCCCTCCCCAAAGCTTTGCGCAAGCTCGGTCACGATGTGCGTATTGTCATGCCGGCTTACCGGGGGGTGCTGTCGCGCTTTCCCTTTGCTGTCACCGGTATCAGCGTTCAGGTGCCGGTCGGCGGCTTTATCGAACAGGCGGACGTTTGGCAGGGGGAGATCGCCGGGGTTCCCGTCTACCTCGTCGATCACCCCGGCTACTTCAATCGTGAAGGTCTCTACGGTTCCACGGCTGGTGATTTCCCCGACAACGACGAACGCTTCGGCTTCTTTTGTCATGCGGCACTGGAACTCTGCAAGTGGCTCGATTTTGTGCCTGACGCCATTCACGGCAACGACTGGCAGTGCGGACTCCTCCCGGTCTTTTTGCACACCGTTTATCGTGCCGATCCCTTCTTCGCCGCCACCGGCACCCTCTTTACCATCCACAATCTCGGTTATCAGGGACACTTTCCGCCGACGCTGCTGAAACTGTTCGGCCTCCCTGCGGAGCTCAACCGTATCGACGCCCTGGAGTTTTACGGTGCCATTGCTCTGCTCAAAGGCGGAGTGGTCTTCTCTGATGTCGTCACCACGGTCTCCGACAGCTACTGTCGCGAGATTCAGACCCCGGAATACGGCCACGGCTTTGATGGTATCCTCCGGGCCCGACACAATCGCCTCTTCGGGGTTCTCAACGGCCTGGATCCCGACGATTGGGATCCGCAACTCCTCCCCGCACACCCCTTTTCCGTGCAGGATCTTGCCGGTAAGGCCGCCTGCAAGCGTGCCCTGCAGCAGGAACTCGGACTCAAGGCGGAGGCGGAGATCCCCTTGATCGTCATGGTCTCCCGCCTCGATCGTCAAAAGGGTTTTGAACTCATCGAGGAGGCCTGGGATGAGTTGATGGCTCTGCCGGTTCAGTTCGCCCTCCTTGGCAGTGGTAATCGTGAGCTGGAAGAGCGTTTTGCGACCCGCGCCCGCAAACATCGGGGGCGTTTTGCTTTGACCACCGGTTTTAATGAGGATCTTTCCCGGCGTTTTTACGCCGGTGGCGATCTTTTCCTGATGCCGAGTCTTTATGAACCGTGCGGTCTCAGTCAACTCATCGCCCTGCGCTACGGCACCCTGCCGGTTGTCCGCAGTACCGGCGGTCTCGCTGATACCATCATCGATCCGCAGCAGAATGTCGCGCACGCCAACGGTTTCAGTTTCGGCCCTTATACCGCCCCGGCACTCCTTGATTGCCTCGCCAGAGCCCTGCAGGTTTTCGCCACAAAAGCGTCGTGGCAGGGGATGATGCGCTACGCCATGAAACAGGAGTTTACCTGGCAAGTGGCCGCCCATCGCTATCTCGAACTTTATCGCCTCGCCCGGGAGGTCCGCCGTGACAGCAGAAGATAA
- a CDS encoding phosphoglucomutase gives MKAVIMAGGFGTRIQPLTIDLPKPMIPLVNRPIMLHIVDLLKKHGITELIFLLYHQPMTIKRFFGDGSEFGVRITYVTPLEDFGTAGAVKAAAKYLDDTFLIISGDLLTDFDLSRAIAFHREKQALATITLTSVKDPLQFGVVITNKEGRINKFLEKPGWGEVFSDTINTGIYVLEPAVLDLIDDHANLDWSKDIFPRMLEEQSPLFGCTLSGYWADIGNTEAYLEASHDICAGRINVKIDEQAPPGSQIYLGHEAQSRNAILEGMVVIGENSQIHAGAHLKNSIIGRNCSIEEGVELDGAVLWDNVHLKKGSRVQGAVLCHSVRLGEEVIIEEGAIIGAETIVGAQALIKKDVKIWPRKEVEGGAIVTTNLIWGEKWRKSLFEGAMVRGLTNVELTPEFAAKLGAAYGSTLPKDSFILAGRDPIHASRMLKRAFLGGVLSSGVNVRDVKMISLPVLRYKLTTFGEVGGVHFRQAMDDPAITEIIFYDADGVEISVNSAKAIERVFFKENFRRVHYTEPGAIHELPRIYDFYHEGFLRAIDRDLLRRAAPKVVIDLNHSPAGAVLPALLSEIGCEVIELNAHMVEAYTGKTADQTERAIDQLSRIVVTLEAVAGFWMGPSGERIRMVDETGFVLSELEALMTLVSLTCRAKKQGILVVPVAAPSAVELAAKGEGLKVKRVKEDGRALVEAAKEKQVCMAAALDGRIAFPVFQPNFDALFTVVKTLEMLTRTGLKLGQLRSELSQRTYCRAQLPCSFDLKGGIMRKMSEDSVDLDVSFIDGVKVYLDDAWVLVLPDQYRSLVHVVAEADDSERAKRLLDDYCRKVEAWQQELRRD, from the coding sequence ATGAAAGCAGTGATAATGGCAGGAGGATTCGGAACCCGTATTCAGCCTTTGACCATCGATCTTCCCAAGCCGATGATCCCGCTGGTCAACCGGCCGATCATGCTCCATATCGTCGACCTTTTAAAAAAACACGGCATCACCGAGCTGATCTTCCTCCTTTACCATCAGCCGATGACCATCAAGCGTTTCTTCGGTGATGGCAGCGAATTCGGCGTGCGGATTACCTATGTCACCCCTCTGGAAGACTTCGGCACCGCCGGGGCGGTCAAGGCGGCAGCCAAATATCTCGACGATACTTTTCTGATTATCAGCGGTGACCTCCTCACCGATTTTGACCTGTCGCGGGCCATCGCTTTCCATCGGGAAAAGCAGGCGCTGGCAACGATCACCCTGACGTCGGTGAAAGATCCCTTGCAGTTCGGGGTCGTCATCACCAACAAGGAAGGGCGGATCAACAAATTTCTCGAAAAGCCGGGGTGGGGCGAAGTCTTCTCCGACACCATCAACACCGGTATTTATGTTCTGGAGCCGGCCGTCCTCGATCTGATCGACGACCATGCCAACCTCGACTGGTCAAAGGATATCTTCCCGCGCATGCTCGAAGAACAATCACCCCTCTTTGGCTGCACTCTCAGCGGTTATTGGGCGGATATCGGCAATACTGAGGCGTACCTCGAAGCCAGTCATGACATCTGTGCCGGGCGTATCAACGTCAAGATTGATGAGCAGGCACCGCCGGGGAGCCAGATCTATCTCGGTCATGAAGCGCAGAGCCGCAACGCCATCCTTGAAGGGATGGTGGTGATCGGCGAGAACAGCCAGATTCATGCCGGTGCTCACCTCAAAAACAGTATTATCGGCCGTAACTGTTCGATCGAAGAAGGGGTTGAGCTTGATGGCGCGGTCCTTTGGGACAACGTCCACCTCAAAAAGGGGAGCCGGGTACAGGGCGCGGTCCTTTGTCACAGTGTCCGACTAGGTGAAGAGGTCATCATCGAAGAGGGAGCGATCATCGGCGCCGAGACGATTGTCGGCGCGCAGGCGCTGATCAAGAAGGATGTCAAGATCTGGCCGCGTAAAGAGGTGGAAGGAGGGGCGATCGTTACCACCAATCTTATCTGGGGGGAGAAGTGGCGCAAGAGTCTCTTCGAGGGGGCGATGGTGCGCGGCCTGACCAATGTCGAACTCACCCCCGAGTTTGCCGCCAAGCTCGGTGCTGCCTACGGTTCCACCCTGCCCAAGGATTCCTTTATTCTTGCCGGTCGCGATCCGATTCACGCTTCGCGCATGCTCAAACGTGCCTTCCTCGGCGGCGTCCTTTCCAGCGGGGTCAATGTGCGCGATGTCAAGATGATCTCCCTGCCGGTGCTGCGCTACAAGCTCACCACCTTCGGTGAGGTCGGCGGTGTCCATTTTCGCCAGGCCATGGATGATCCCGCCATCACCGAGATTATCTTTTACGATGCCGATGGCGTCGAGATCTCGGTGAATTCGGCAAAAGCGATCGAGCGGGTCTTTTTCAAGGAGAACTTCCGTCGCGTCCATTACACCGAACCCGGAGCGATTCACGAACTCCCGCGCATCTACGATTTTTATCATGAAGGTTTCCTGCGGGCCATCGACCGCGACCTCCTCCGCCGCGCTGCCCCCAAGGTCGTCATCGATCTTAATCACTCTCCGGCCGGTGCCGTTCTCCCTGCCCTGTTGAGTGAAATCGGTTGTGAAGTCATCGAACTCAATGCCCACATGGTCGAAGCTTATACCGGCAAGACTGCCGACCAGACCGAGCGGGCGATCGATCAACTGTCGCGCATCGTCGTCACCCTGGAGGCGGTCGCCGGTTTCTGGATGGGACCCTCGGGCGAACGGATCCGTATGGTCGACGAAACCGGTTTTGTTCTCAGTGAGCTTGAGGCCCTGATGACCCTGGTCTCCCTGACCTGCCGTGCCAAAAAACAGGGGATCCTCGTCGTCCCTGTCGCCGCCCCTTCGGCGGTGGAGTTGGCGGCAAAGGGGGAAGGATTGAAGGTCAAGCGAGTGAAAGAGGACGGCCGCGCCCTGGTCGAGGCGGCCAAGGAGAAACAGGTGTGCATGGCCGCCGCCCTCGATGGCCGTATCGCCTTTCCGGTCTTCCAGCCCAACTTTGATGCACTCTTTACGGTCGTCAAGACCCTGGAGATGCTCACCCGTACCGGTCTTAAGCTCGGGCAGCTGCGCAGTGAACTGTCGCAACGCACCTATTGCCGGGCGCAGCTCCCCTGTTCTTTTGATCTGAAGGGGGGGATTATGCGCAAGATGAGTGAGGACTCGGTCGATCTTGATGTCTCCTTTATCGATGGCGTCAAAGTTTACCTCGATGATGCCTGGGTGTTGGTTCTTCCGGATCAGTATCGCTCACTGGTCCATGTCGTCGCGGAAGCGGATGATTCAGAGCGGGCAAAGCGCCTGCTTGATGACTATTGCCGTAAAGTCGAAGCCTGGCAGCAGGAGTTGCGCCGCGACTGA
- a CDS encoding alpha-amylase, with protein MTMRPYFPLALQTSAAACQRLQLAPSQLAPPPGKERFALRQIAAAMQSSFSAAAPGGAHVNLFAQLSRAFRLIAVRSLAALAAPVPDDDFTATATAFLRLYPPGRPAAEGPVAPVEVAAELFILAAQSQNAAARPLLPLFDPVDLDAAVPWRQTVQRIDRQLLPPVERAGGQKTLLQLLLEPLLAAPDSLAGQLRYVGANWADLLPPEFLDEITLAFALVAEEEAVRGGGPGPSVAPSFSRHDAEEAERFSADSDWMPHVVLIAKTVYVWLDQLSRLYQRSITRLDEIPDEELEILARRGFTSLWLIGLWERSTASAIIKQRMGNHDAVASAYSLYDYVVAADLGGEEALERLTQRCRQRGLRLACDVVPNHTGIDSLWSKEQPDWFIQVDYPPYPAYSFSGPNLATTDGLELYIDDGYWNHTDAAVVFKHVQNGRTRYIYHGNDGTHLPWNDTAQLNFLREDVREAMICTILAVARRFKIIRFDAAMTLAKKHFERLWFPLPGAAGVPSRAEHTLSREEFERLFPVEFWRQVVDRVAAEVPDTLLLAEAFWLMEGYFVRTLGMHRVYNSAFMNMLKREENGKYRGVIRQILEFDSGILQRFVNFMNNPDEETAVAQFGKGDKYFAVATLLATMPGLPMFGHGQIDGFEEKYGMEYRRARFQEIPDTGFISYHERTIFPLLRRRPLFSGADAFYLYDFLCNGAVNDNVFVYSNRKGGERALVIVHNSHGEITGVIGTSTGKRIKEGEGEGLIAPQLYDGLGLGEHDAPFWRFRDATSDLEYLRRHEDFFGNNFSLALGSYGVHVFVDWQALAWDEHLDVLCTRLGGQPVAQLDRELIDLRFAPEQAALCRLLSEEGRRAITACTGKKPTEAVGAVESALADFFLLFGQKPLPLTTPQCQLVEATASSLSLLVWALLRQANAGDDLPAIFAAKGLDRVVGEILGDSTASALYRALWRHRAELADLSLAELLPHLCAEPSLRAALNWHAWEGKSYVDQGALTTLLQRLEEILVFELTGGVAKERRKVRVAVLRSEIAALAKKAELNAYQVEKFCDFE; from the coding sequence ATGACGATGCGCCCCTACTTTCCGCTGGCCCTGCAAACCAGCGCCGCTGCCTGCCAGCGGCTACAACTTGCCCCGTCACAATTGGCCCCCCCTCCTGGCAAGGAACGTTTTGCCCTGCGCCAGATCGCGGCGGCGATGCAGTCAAGCTTCTCCGCAGCCGCGCCGGGCGGGGCGCATGTCAACCTCTTTGCCCAACTCAGCCGCGCCTTCCGCCTTATTGCCGTGCGTTCCCTCGCAGCCCTCGCAGCCCCCGTGCCAGACGACGATTTTACCGCCACGGCAACGGCCTTTCTCCGTCTTTACCCGCCTGGCCGCCCCGCTGCAGAGGGGCCTGTCGCGCCGGTTGAAGTTGCTGCCGAACTCTTTATTCTCGCCGCGCAGAGTCAGAACGCTGCCGCCAGGCCGCTCCTCCCCCTCTTTGATCCCGTCGATCTCGATGCTGCGGTACCGTGGCGGCAAACCGTGCAACGGATCGATCGTCAGTTATTGCCGCCGGTGGAGCGAGCCGGGGGACAGAAGACCCTGCTGCAACTCCTCCTTGAACCGCTGTTGGCGGCGCCGGACTCCTTGGCCGGGCAACTGCGCTATGTCGGCGCCAATTGGGCTGATCTCCTCCCCCCGGAATTTCTCGACGAAATCACCCTGGCCTTTGCCCTGGTGGCGGAAGAAGAGGCGGTGCGTGGCGGCGGTCCCGGTCCGAGTGTTGCGCCGAGCTTCAGCCGCCATGACGCCGAAGAGGCCGAACGCTTCTCCGCGGACAGCGACTGGATGCCCCATGTTGTCCTCATCGCCAAAACCGTCTACGTCTGGCTCGATCAACTCTCCCGTCTTTATCAGCGCTCGATCACGCGGCTCGATGAAATTCCCGATGAAGAGCTGGAGATCCTGGCGCGGCGCGGTTTTACCTCCCTGTGGCTGATCGGCCTGTGGGAGCGCTCCACCGCCTCGGCGATCATCAAGCAGCGGATGGGGAATCATGACGCCGTCGCTTCGGCCTATTCCCTTTACGATTATGTCGTGGCCGCTGATCTCGGTGGCGAAGAAGCTCTTGAACGTCTCACCCAGCGCTGCCGGCAGCGCGGTCTCCGCCTCGCCTGCGACGTTGTCCCCAATCATACCGGCATCGATTCCCTGTGGAGCAAAGAACAGCCCGATTGGTTTATTCAGGTTGATTATCCCCCGTATCCGGCCTACTCCTTCAGTGGTCCGAATCTGGCGACGACCGATGGGCTCGAACTCTATATCGACGACGGTTACTGGAATCATACGGACGCGGCGGTGGTCTTCAAGCATGTGCAGAACGGCCGGACCCGTTACATCTACCACGGCAACGACGGCACCCATCTCCCCTGGAACGACACGGCCCAACTTAACTTCCTGCGCGAAGATGTGCGCGAAGCGATGATCTGCACCATCCTTGCTGTCGCTCGCCGTTTCAAGATTATCCGTTTCGATGCGGCGATGACTCTGGCGAAGAAGCATTTCGAGCGCCTCTGGTTCCCCCTTCCCGGTGCCGCCGGGGTGCCGAGCCGGGCCGAGCACACCTTGTCCCGCGAAGAATTCGAACGCCTCTTTCCGGTGGAGTTCTGGCGGCAGGTTGTCGATCGTGTTGCCGCCGAGGTGCCGGATACGCTCCTTCTCGCCGAAGCTTTCTGGCTGATGGAGGGCTACTTTGTCCGTACCCTCGGCATGCATCGCGTCTACAACAGCGCCTTCATGAACATGCTCAAGCGCGAAGAGAACGGCAAGTACCGCGGCGTCATCCGCCAGATCCTCGAATTCGACAGCGGCATCCTGCAGCGTTTTGTCAACTTCATGAATAATCCGGATGAAGAGACGGCCGTGGCCCAGTTCGGCAAAGGGGATAAATACTTTGCCGTTGCCACCCTCCTCGCCACCATGCCCGGCCTGCCGATGTTCGGGCATGGCCAGATTGACGGCTTTGAAGAGAAATACGGCATGGAGTACCGCCGCGCCCGTTTTCAGGAGATACCGGATACCGGGTTTATTTCCTATCATGAACGGACCATCTTCCCGCTGCTGCGCCGTCGCCCCCTCTTCAGCGGTGCCGATGCTTTTTACCTTTACGATTTCCTTTGCAATGGGGCTGTCAACGATAACGTCTTTGTCTACAGCAACCGCAAGGGCGGAGAGCGGGCGCTGGTGATTGTTCATAATTCCCACGGTGAGATCACCGGAGTGATCGGCACCAGTACCGGCAAGCGCATCAAGGAAGGCGAGGGCGAAGGCCTGATCGCTCCGCAACTCTATGACGGCCTTGGTCTGGGCGAGCACGATGCCCCCTTCTGGCGTTTTCGCGACGCGACCAGCGACCTGGAATATCTGCGCCGTCACGAGGATTTCTTCGGCAACAACTTCTCGCTGGCCCTCGGTTCCTACGGTGTCCATGTCTTTGTCGATTGGCAAGCGCTGGCTTGGGACGAGCACCTTGATGTCCTCTGCACCCGCCTCGGGGGGCAGCCGGTAGCGCAACTCGACCGCGAACTCATCGATCTCCGCTTTGCTCCCGAGCAAGCCGCCCTGTGTCGCCTCCTTTCGGAGGAAGGGCGGCGCGCCATCACCGCATGCACCGGTAAAAAGCCGACAGAGGCGGTCGGGGCTGTAGAGAGTGCTCTTGCCGACTTCTTCCTGCTCTTTGGCCAAAAACCCCTTCCCCTGACGACGCCTCAGTGTCAACTTGTCGAAGCAACGGCAAGCTCCTTGTCTCTGCTTGTCTGGGCGCTGCTGCGCCAGGCGAATGCCGGGGACGACCTCCCCGCGATCTTTGCTGCCAAAGGACTCGATCGCGTCGTCGGCGAAATCCTCGGTGATTCCACAGCTTCGGCCCTTTACCGGGCACTGTGGCGCCACCGCGCTGAGTTGGCTGATCTGTCACTGGCAGAACTTCTTCCTCATCTCTGCGCCGAGCCGTCGTTGCGCGCCGCCCTCAACTGGCATGCCTGGGAAGGGAAGAGCTATGTCGATCAGGGCGCGTTGACAACGCTGCTGCAGCGCCTGGAGGAGATCCTTGTCTTCGAACTGACCGGGGGAGTGGCAAAAGAGCGGCGCAAGGTCCGGGTGGCGGTTCTGCGTAGCGAAATCGCGGCGTTGGCGAAGAAGGCGGAGTTGAACGCGTATCAGGTGGAAAAGTTCTGTGACTTTGAGTAA
- a CDS encoding two-component system response regulator encodes MAKLLLVDDERDIRHLFAAELEDEGYQVETAASVAEAEEALAQSSFDLMILDVQMPGESGLQLLQRLASERSPLPVILCTAYSSYKDDFSSWIADGYVVKSSDFSELKSEVARVLAKNKQ; translated from the coding sequence ATGGCTAAACTGTTGCTGGTTGACGATGAACGGGACATCCGCCACCTCTTTGCCGCCGAACTCGAAGACGAAGGCTATCAGGTGGAGACGGCGGCTTCGGTGGCCGAGGCCGAGGAAGCGTTGGCACAATCGAGCTTCGATCTGATGATTCTTGATGTGCAGATGCCGGGCGAGAGTGGTTTGCAGCTGTTGCAGCGACTGGCCAGCGAACGCTCGCCTCTGCCGGTGATCCTTTGCACCGCCTACAGCAGTTACAAGGACGATTTTTCGTCGTGGATCGCCGATGGCTATGTGGTCAAGAGTTCCGATTTCTCTGAATTGAAGTCGGAAGTGGCCCGGGTCCTGGCGAAGAACAAACAGTAA